One Ignavibacteria bacterium genomic window carries:
- the pseB gene encoding UDP-N-acetylglucosamine 4,6-dehydratase (inverting) has protein sequence MGFLDNKTILITGGTGSFGKKFLEYVYKNHKPKKLIVFSRDELKQFEMKSSGFDDANIRYFLGDVRDLERLKMAFENVDIVVHAAALKQVPAAEYNPMEFIKTNVLGAENVIQAALQTGVKNVVALSTDKAAAPINLYGATKLCSDKLFVAGNNIRGWHDIKFSVVRYGNVMGSRGSVIPFFMEKSKSKTLPITDASMTRFNISLDDGIKLVLYAIENAWGGEIFVPKIPSYKILDVANAVSPSCKIEYTGIRPGEKIHEEMITESDSYNTYDVGKYYVILPQVPVWNVDEFKKKFNAKKVSEGFRYASNTNDEWMTVDNIRDEIKKNINPDFIPE, from the coding sequence ATGGGATTCTTGGACAATAAGACTATTTTAATCACGGGAGGCACGGGCTCTTTCGGAAAAAAATTTTTGGAATACGTTTACAAAAATCATAAGCCCAAAAAACTTATAGTGTTTAGCCGTGATGAGTTAAAGCAGTTTGAGATGAAGTCTTCCGGATTTGATGACGCAAATATAAGATATTTTCTTGGAGACGTTCGTGATCTTGAGAGGTTAAAGATGGCTTTTGAAAATGTCGATATCGTTGTTCATGCAGCAGCACTCAAGCAGGTTCCTGCAGCCGAGTATAACCCGATGGAATTTATTAAAACGAATGTTCTTGGAGCGGAGAATGTAATTCAGGCGGCGCTTCAAACAGGCGTTAAAAATGTAGTTGCGCTTTCAACAGATAAAGCTGCTGCGCCAATTAATTTATACGGGGCGACAAAACTTTGCTCAGACAAACTTTTTGTTGCCGGAAACAACATACGGGGATGGCATGACATAAAATTTTCTGTCGTGCGCTATGGCAACGTAATGGGCTCACGTGGGTCGGTAATTCCATTTTTTATGGAAAAATCAAAATCAAAAACGCTTCCGATTACAGATGCTTCGATGACAAGATTTAATATTTCTCTTGATGACGGTATTAAGCTTGTTTTGTATGCAATTGAAAATGCATGGGGCGGTGAAATATTTGTTCCGAAAATTCCTTCATATAAAATCCTTGATGTAGCAAATGCAGTTTCGCCATCATGTAAAATCGAATATACAGGCATCAGACCCGGCGAGAAAATTCATGAAGAAATGATAACCGAATCAGATTCATATAATACTTATGATGTCGGGAAATATTATGTAATTCTTCCCCAGGTTCCGGTGTGGAATGTAGATGAGTTTAAGAAAAAATTTAACGCAAAAAAAGTTAGTGAAGGTTTCAGATATGCTTCAAACACAAATGATGAATGGATGACCGTTGATAACATACGCGATGAAATAAAGAAAAACATTAACCCTGATTTTATACCTGAATGA
- the pseC gene encoding UDP-4-amino-4,6-dideoxy-N-acetyl-beta-L-altrosamine transaminase yields the protein MMEAIPYGKQNIIDADIQNVVEVLKSKFLTQGPKIDEFENKFSEYVGCKYSTAVANGTAGLHVAAMALGVKPGTKVITTPITFCASANCILYCGGEVDFVDIDFKTYTIDLNKLEDLLKSKPAGYYQGVVPVDFAGLAVNLEELKKITDKYNLWILEDACHSPAAYFIDSKGQKQFAGNGKFADVSVFSFHPVKHITSGEGGMITTNNPDIDKKAKQLRTHGITKIKNDFVCDDMKENGEYGGWYYEMQELGYNYRLTDIQAVLGMSQLSHSLESLKKRKELVKRYDEAFKPYADKIKTPYHDDGHAFHLYVIQVEKRKELYDYLVSNNIYPQVHYAPVHLLPYYRNFGWKKGDFPIAESYYSKCLSIPMYPTLTNEQQNYVIEKIIKFINK from the coding sequence ATGATGGAAGCAATTCCTTACGGAAAACAAAATATAATTGATGCCGACATTCAGAACGTTGTTGAAGTTCTGAAATCAAAGTTCTTAACCCAGGGACCTAAGATTGATGAATTTGAAAATAAATTTTCAGAATATGTCGGATGCAAATATTCGACAGCAGTTGCAAACGGCACTGCAGGGCTTCACGTTGCCGCAATGGCGCTGGGAGTTAAGCCGGGAACAAAAGTAATTACAACTCCAATTACTTTCTGCGCTTCGGCAAATTGTATTTTATACTGCGGAGGTGAAGTTGATTTTGTTGATATTGATTTTAAAACTTATACGATTGATTTAAACAAGCTTGAAGATTTATTAAAATCAAAACCTGCAGGATATTATCAAGGTGTTGTTCCTGTTGATTTTGCGGGACTTGCAGTTAATCTTGAAGAACTTAAGAAAATTACCGATAAGTATAACTTATGGATTCTTGAAGATGCCTGTCATTCGCCTGCTGCATATTTTATTGATTCAAAGGGTCAGAAACAATTTGCAGGAAATGGAAAGTTTGCAGATGTATCTGTGTTCTCGTTTCATCCTGTTAAGCATATAACAAGCGGTGAAGGCGGAATGATTACGACTAACAATCCGGACATTGATAAAAAAGCAAAGCAGTTAAGAACTCATGGGATTACAAAAATAAAAAATGATTTTGTCTGCGATGATATGAAAGAAAATGGAGAGTATGGCGGATGGTACTATGAAATGCAGGAACTTGGTTATAATTATCGTTTAACTGATATTCAGGCAGTGCTCGGAATGAGCCAATTGAGTCACTCGCTTGAAAGCTTAAAGAAAAGAAAAGAACTTGTGAAAAGATATGATGAAGCATTCAAGCCATATGCAGATAAAATAAAAACTCCGTATCATGATGACGGGCATGCATTTCATTTATATGTCATACAGGTTGAAAAAAGAAAAGAGCTTTATGATTATCTTGTATCAAATAATATTTATCCGCAGGTGCATTATGCCCCTGTTCACTTACTTCCCTATTACAGAAACTTTGGATGGAAGAAAGGAGACTTCCCTATTGCAGAATCTTATTATAGTAAATGTCTGAGTATCCCGATGTATCCGACTTTAACGAATGAGCAACAGAATTATGTCATTGAAAAAATTATTAAGTTCATAAATAAGTAA
- a CDS encoding exo-alpha-sialidase produces the protein MYNNLFSQPLFKSTIFTHSTDFSFGQPLNNHVSSIEKLNDGRLACVWVSGWREGSLDNKILISYSTNDGSNWSPAQTAIDTGGVYLVRDPLLFSFRNNLYLFYNLQKDSGSVIAATDSKGYYIFSTNNGTNWSSPTLIDVGKDKPVMPKHKPVILSDSSLAFAYYWRNFSQTQTHCGFLRISKNFDTVSVSGDIMISGKNLVEPVLSKTSSGNLIMFFRSNMDHVFYSFSPDNGNTWSVPVSLNVPNPDGLVDIRKLDNNKFLCAWNNSAYIRDNLMLGIFSDSSFNNLENVITIDRRANSGVSYPHICIAGDTILISYSYVLDEGTENGFRKIASDIRFAKINLNNIPALSYSLPNTYTKLSENQSLRNFSFKNSSTGFVAANIFDVNKSVLYKTTDSGINWQLVVMDNSIIDVNCVTYSDSLNIFAWGSSGHYFKSTNDGLNWSHLVLGGISNVLDIKFNETNGILCGSAGTVFYSTNSGNNWTNTTTGVSINLRNIYFYDSTNVFICCDSGYVLRSTNVGVNWTKLNNQIYKDLYSVKSHDSDVYICGDSGVFLKSTNAGNNWSQLNIGTDKNLRDISFDSSGNVYLISDQNNIYWSMLPDMIIWNEKILNQIHNFSNAIVLNNHLLISGWDGRIYNIELNEILPVEISSFNSLLNGNEVTLNWITEKEVNSSKFIVERKKENVDYINTGEVKSKSSSGRNEYTFKDKLFEPGLYYYRLKQIDINGDYTFHYLQSYINLSTPEKFILHQNYPNPFNNSTKIKFEIPFSSEVKLKIFDITGREIKTIESGILAGGYYERNINLEVLSSGIYFYSLYVKTPDNTTVFFKKMAIIK, from the coding sequence ATGTATAATAATTTATTTTCTCAACCTCTTTTTAAATCGACAATATTCACTCATAGCACGGATTTTAGTTTCGGGCAACCACTTAACAACCACGTCTCAAGCATTGAGAAGCTAAACGACGGAAGGTTGGCATGTGTATGGGTTTCGGGATGGAGAGAGGGCTCGCTTGATAATAAAATATTGATATCTTATTCGACCAATGACGGTTCAAACTGGTCGCCTGCACAGACAGCAATCGATACGGGCGGTGTATATTTAGTTCGCGACCCCTTACTTTTCTCATTCAGAAATAATCTGTATTTATTTTATAATCTTCAGAAAGATTCAGGAAGCGTAATCGCTGCTACAGATTCAAAAGGATATTATATATTTTCAACAAACAATGGAACTAACTGGTCATCTCCGACATTGATTGATGTCGGAAAAGATAAACCCGTTATGCCTAAGCATAAGCCTGTCATCTTAAGCGATAGTTCTTTAGCATTTGCATATTACTGGCGCAACTTCAGCCAGACACAAACACATTGCGGATTTCTCCGCATCTCAAAAAATTTTGATACTGTTTCTGTTTCAGGGGATATAATGATTTCAGGAAAAAATTTAGTCGAACCCGTTTTATCAAAAACATCTTCAGGGAATCTCATTATGTTTTTCAGAAGTAATATGGACCATGTCTTTTATTCATTTTCACCGGATAATGGCAATACCTGGTCGGTTCCGGTATCACTGAATGTTCCAAATCCCGATGGTTTAGTTGATATTAGAAAGTTAGACAATAATAAATTTCTATGTGCTTGGAATAACAGCGCTTATATAAGAGATAATTTGATGCTGGGCATTTTTTCGGATTCTTCATTCAATAATCTTGAAAATGTTATCACAATAGATCGCAGAGCAAACAGCGGGGTAAGCTATCCGCACATATGTATAGCCGGTGATACTATATTAATATCGTATTCATATGTGCTGGATGAAGGAACTGAAAATGGTTTCAGAAAAATAGCATCTGATATCAGATTTGCTAAAATAAATTTAAATAATATTCCCGCATTGAGTTACAGCTTACCTAATACTTATACAAAGCTTTCCGAAAATCAGAGCTTAAGAAATTTTAGTTTTAAAAATTCATCCACCGGATTTGTTGCTGCAAATATTTTTGACGTGAATAAATCAGTTTTATATAAGACAACCGATTCTGGGATTAATTGGCAATTAGTAGTTATGGATAATTCCATAATTGATGTTAACTGTGTTACTTATAGCGACTCCTTGAACATATTTGCCTGGGGATCAAGCGGACATTATTTTAAAAGCACGAATGATGGCTTAAACTGGAGTCATCTTGTTTTAGGTGGAATATCAAACGTTTTGGACATAAAGTTTAATGAAACAAACGGGATTTTATGCGGTTCAGCGGGCACGGTTTTTTATTCTACTAATAGCGGAAACAATTGGACGAATACTACAACAGGAGTTAGCATAAACCTGCGCAATATTTATTTTTATGATTCAACCAATGTTTTTATTTGCTGTGATAGCGGCTATGTTTTAAGATCAACTAACGTCGGTGTGAATTGGACAAAACTTAATAACCAGATTTATAAAGATTTGTATTCTGTTAAATCTCATGACAGTGATGTTTACATTTGCGGTGACAGCGGAGTATTTTTAAAATCAACAAATGCCGGCAATAATTGGAGCCAGCTTAATATTGGAACAGACAAAAACTTAAGAGATATTTCATTCGATAGTTCAGGAAATGTATATTTAATTTCCGACCAGAATAATATCTACTGGTCAATGCTTCCTGATATGATTATATGGAATGAAAAAATATTAAATCAGATACATAATTTTTCTAACGCAATCGTTTTAAACAATCATTTGCTAATATCGGGATGGGACGGCAGAATTTACAACATAGAGCTTAACGAAATTCTTCCTGTAGAAATTTCTTCTTTTAATTCTCTGCTTAATGGCAATGAAGTTACATTAAATTGGATAACAGAAAAAGAAGTTAATTCAAGTAAATTTATTGTTGAAAGAAAAAAAGAAAATGTAGATTATATTAATACAGGCGAAGTTAAATCGAAAAGTTCTTCAGGAAGAAATGAATACACCTTCAAGGATAAATTGTTCGAACCCGGCTTGTATTATTACAGATTAAAACAAATTGATATAAACGGTGATTATACATTTCATTATCTTCAGAGTTATATCAACCTTTCAACACCTGAAAAATTTATTCTGCATCAAAACTATCCTAATCCTTTCAACAATTCAACAAAAATTAAGTTTGAAATTCCTTTTTCATCTGAGGTCAAATTAAAAATATTCGATATAACCGGCAGAGAAATTAAAACAATAGAATCGGGCATTCTGGCAGGCGGTTATTATGAAAGAAATATTAATTTGGAAGTGTTAAGTTCAGGAATTTATTTTTACTCATTATATGTGAAAACTCCCGATAATACCACTGTATTTTTCAAAAAAATGGCTATTATTAAGTAA
- the pseG gene encoding UDP-2,4-diacetamido-2,4,6-trideoxy-beta-L-altropyranose hydrolase: MKKRILFRADGNTKIGLGHIFRSLSLADSLQHNFEITFSSLDEVKTDFSFIKVKDEEHFLNEVIDSYDTIVLDGYKFDSDYQKKIKQKNKKLVCIDDIPKIHFYADVVINHNPGINPDSYSIEPYTKLCIGTDYCLLRKEFIEASYEESANVSNGNVYLCFGGSDFKNLTNKVLKELVKVNSVNSINVVVGSAYNYKNELSETAQANKNISIYENISANEIISLIKNSEFAICPSSAVAYESLLVGTKLITGYYADNQREFYKYLVNKQNAVGLNNFDVVDKSLFTETFRDLKSKKKTKIKSLNPSENFLTLFKSLN, from the coding sequence CTGAAAAAAAGAATTTTATTCAGGGCAGACGGTAATACTAAAATAGGTCTTGGTCATATCTTTCGTTCTTTGTCATTGGCAGATAGCTTACAACACAATTTTGAAATAACATTTTCATCTCTTGATGAAGTAAAGACTGATTTCAGTTTCATTAAGGTCAAAGATGAAGAACATTTTTTGAATGAAGTTATTGATAGCTACGATACCATTGTTCTTGACGGATATAAATTTGATTCGGATTATCAGAAAAAAATTAAACAGAAAAACAAAAAGCTTGTATGCATAGATGATATTCCGAAGATTCATTTTTATGCAGATGTGGTTATAAATCATAATCCGGGGATAAATCCGGATTCATATTCAATAGAACCTTATACAAAGCTTTGCATCGGAACGGACTATTGTTTACTTAGAAAAGAATTTATTGAAGCATCTTACGAAGAATCGGCAAATGTTTCAAATGGCAATGTTTATCTTTGTTTCGGCGGCTCTGATTTTAAAAATCTTACAAACAAAGTTTTAAAAGAACTTGTAAAGGTTAATTCAGTAAATAGTATAAACGTAGTAGTGGGTTCAGCATATAATTACAAAAACGAATTAAGTGAAACTGCGCAAGCAAATAAGAATATTTCTATTTATGAGAATATATCCGCAAATGAAATTATTTCTTTAATTAAAAACTCAGAGTTTGCAATCTGTCCTTCAAGCGCGGTTGCTTATGAATCGCTGCTCGTAGGAACGAAGCTTATAACAGGATATTATGCCGATAACCAGAGGGAATTTTATAAATATCTTGTTAATAAACAAAATGCAGTAGGATTAAATAATTTTGATGTTGTTGACAAAAGTTTGTTTACTGAAACATTTAGAGATTTAAAATCAAAAAAGAAAACAAAAATAAAAAGTCTGAATCCTTCTGAAAATTTTTTAACTTTATTTAAAAGTTTAAATTGA
- the pseI gene encoding pseudaminic acid synthase gives MNKEIVIENKKISSDSKPFIIAEMSGNHNQSIDRAFAIVDAAAETGVDAIKLQTYTADTMTIPGAYTITDKNSLWYGKELHELYKEAYTPWEWHEPIFKRAKEKGLIAFSTPFDESSVDFLESLNVPLYKIASFENTDLPLLKKVASTGKPVIMSTGAASLAEIYTAVQTLKTNGCDKLVLLKCTSTYPSTPENTNLNTITAMREIFDCIIGLSDHTMGIGAAIASVSLGARVIEKHFTLKRADGGVDSAFSMEPDEMKSLVIESERAFLALGKVQFDIQKAEEKSLLYKRSIYAVKDIKAGEEFTKDNIRVIRPGLGLQPAYFEIILGKKANKDIKSGTPLTFDILT, from the coding sequence TTGAATAAAGAAATAGTAATAGAAAATAAAAAAATAAGTTCTGACAGCAAACCGTTTATTATTGCTGAGATGTCAGGTAATCATAATCAGTCTATTGACAGGGCTTTTGCGATTGTTGATGCTGCTGCGGAAACAGGAGTTGATGCAATAAAGCTTCAGACATATACTGCCGATACGATGACAATTCCCGGTGCATATACAATTACTGATAAAAATTCTTTATGGTATGGCAAGGAACTTCATGAACTTTATAAGGAGGCATATACTCCCTGGGAATGGCACGAGCCGATTTTCAAGCGTGCAAAAGAAAAAGGATTGATTGCATTCAGCACTCCTTTTGATGAATCATCAGTCGATTTTCTTGAAAGCTTGAATGTCCCTCTTTATAAGATTGCTTCATTTGAAAACACTGATTTGCCTTTACTCAAAAAAGTTGCTTCGACCGGCAAGCCGGTCATAATGTCAACAGGCGCTGCTTCACTTGCAGAAATTTATACTGCAGTCCAGACACTGAAAACAAACGGATGCGATAAGCTTGTTTTACTAAAATGCACAAGTACCTATCCTTCAACACCTGAAAATACGAATTTGAATACCATAACAGCCATGCGGGAAATTTTTGACTGCATAATCGGTTTATCAGACCATACGATGGGCATTGGTGCGGCGATTGCTTCCGTTTCACTTGGTGCGAGAGTAATTGAAAAGCATTTTACTTTAAAACGTGCTGACGGCGGAGTTGACAGCGCATTTTCAATGGAGCCGGATGAAATGAAATCACTGGTCATTGAATCCGAAAGAGCATTTCTTGCTTTGGGGAAAGTGCAGTTTGATATACAAAAAGCTGAAGAAAAAAGCTTATTATATAAGCGCTCGATTTATGCAGTAAAAGATATTAAAGCAGGTGAAGAATTTACAAAAGATAATATCAGAGTAATAAGACCCGGACTTGGCTTGCAGCCGGCGTATTTCGAAATAATTCTCGGCAAGAAAGCTAATAAAGATATTAAATCCGGAACACCTTTAACGTTTGATATTTTAACATAA
- a CDS encoding methionyl-tRNA formyltransferase, producing the protein MNYVIASEKKWNEGLTDFFNSKTKAKWFLINKKEDLNLQKLNEIKPEKIFIPHWSHILKADIYDNFECIAFHITDLPFGRGGSPLQNLITRGIYKTKLSAFQIVKGIDEGGIYLKKDLELLGTAEEIFIRANELIKEMILEIIDKKLTPVPQEGEAVTFKRRKPEESDIKNLDAINKVYDYIRMLDAEHYPSAYIETEHLKFEFSRASLKADGTITADVRISKK; encoded by the coding sequence ATGAACTACGTAATTGCATCGGAAAAAAAATGGAATGAAGGTTTAACGGATTTTTTTAATTCCAAAACCAAAGCTAAATGGTTTTTGATTAATAAAAAAGAAGACCTGAATTTACAAAAGCTTAATGAAATTAAGCCGGAAAAAATTTTTATTCCGCACTGGTCGCATATTTTAAAAGCAGACATTTATGACAACTTCGAATGCATTGCGTTTCACATAACGGATTTGCCGTTCGGAAGAGGAGGAAGCCCGCTTCAGAATCTTATCACACGCGGTATTTATAAAACAAAGCTAAGCGCATTTCAGATTGTGAAAGGAATCGATGAAGGCGGAATTTATTTAAAGAAAGATTTGGAGCTTCTCGGGACTGCCGAGGAAATTTTTATCCGCGCAAACGAGCTTATAAAAGAAATGATTCTGGAAATAATTGACAAAAAATTAACACCTGTTCCTCAGGAAGGTGAAGCAGTAACATTTAAAAGAAGAAAACCCGAAGAGAGTGATATAAAAAATCTTGATGCTATAAATAAAGTTTATGATTACATAAGGATGCTTGATGCGGAGCATTATCCGAGTGCTTATATTGAAACTGAACATTTAAAATTTGAGTTTTCACGTGCGAGCTTAAAAGCCGACGGAACAATAACAGCAGATGTTAGAATATCTAAAAAATAA
- a CDS encoding GNAT family N-acetyltransferase yields the protein MKIRKANINDLDLYFEWANDDVTRANSINPEKIKYENHVKWFKNKINDNDSFLYIVSENDNHIGQIRFELKDDGYYHIDYSVDVKMRGMGYGKKILELAMNELKNDIPGKAILIALILEYNLPSLKTFRGYGFKEVGSVDINHRKYIKLIFEI from the coding sequence TTGAAAATACGCAAGGCAAACATAAATGATTTGGATTTATATTTTGAATGGGCTAATGATGACGTTACAAGAGCAAATTCAATTAATCCGGAAAAAATTAAATACGAAAACCATGTTAAATGGTTCAAGAATAAAATAAATGATAATGATTCTTTTTTATATATTGTTTCAGAAAATGATAATCACATAGGACAGATTAGATTTGAGTTAAAAGATGACGGTTATTACCATATAGATTATTCTGTTGACGTTAAAATGCGAGGTATGGGGTATGGGAAAAAAATTCTCGAACTTGCAATGAACGAACTTAAAAATGACATACCCGGAAAAGCAATATTGATAGCATTAATACTTGAATATAATTTGCCCTCGCTTAAAACTTTTAGGGGTTATGGTTTTAAAGAAGTTGGTTCTGTTGATATAAATCACAGAAAATATATAAAACTTATTTTTGAAATATAA
- a CDS encoding N-acetylneuraminate synthase family protein: MVYNILEVANTHGGNFDYVISLIKEFSEFQNGFGMKFQPLKYDKIALSDYEWYPVYEKLFFDNSQWKKIIAEAKKTKDIWLDIFDDYSVEILKENLKNINGIKLQASVLYNVNLLNQLSEIDLSKVKLILNIAAYDLDEIKKIIKTYSDKLNPAEIILQIGFQAYPTKLEDSGLSKIKTLKNNFENKICFADHIDGKGEDAKMLPVFAVAAGADYVEKHIMHSSLKTEYDFYSSLTIEQYKDYINLIDKYYPLLETDFVNDSEREYLRKSIQMPVVNTDKEKGRLLSDFEFDFKRSNQQGLNIDEIKKLQSSFHILAKDIRKNTTVKSGDYKKAKIAAIIACRMKSSRLPKKAILKIGDVSSIELCIKNTLKFKNVDNVVLATSTLEEDSILGDYKYREDVIFHKGDPDDVIQRYIDICDKLGTDVVVRITGDMQYVSDDICQILLKEHFAYGADYTSANKAAIGTNLEIINVAALREVKKYFKSANYSEYMTWYFRNNPEYFKLHFIDLPDELVRDYRLTLDYPEDLDMFNIIEKYFKDEKLEFSLPELYKFLDSNPEIANINKNGVVKYQTDKNLIDTLNKLTKIHKEN, from the coding sequence ATGGTATATAATATTTTAGAAGTAGCAAATACGCATGGTGGAAATTTTGATTATGTGATTTCACTTATAAAAGAATTTTCTGAATTTCAGAATGGTTTCGGAATGAAATTTCAGCCGTTGAAATATGATAAGATTGCCTTGTCTGATTATGAATGGTATCCGGTTTATGAAAAATTATTTTTTGATAACAGCCAGTGGAAGAAAATAATTGCTGAAGCGAAAAAGACAAAAGACATATGGCTCGATATTTTTGATGATTATAGCGTTGAAATACTAAAAGAAAATCTTAAAAATATAAACGGCATAAAGCTTCAGGCATCAGTTCTTTACAATGTTAATTTACTGAATCAACTATCTGAAATTGATTTATCAAAAGTTAAGTTGATTTTAAATATTGCTGCTTACGACTTAGATGAGATTAAAAAAATCATTAAGACATATTCGGATAAATTAAATCCGGCTGAAATAATTTTGCAAATTGGTTTTCAGGCATATCCAACGAAGCTTGAAGACAGCGGGCTTTCAAAAATTAAAACTTTGAAAAATAATTTTGAAAATAAAATTTGTTTTGCGGACCATATAGACGGCAAGGGGGAAGATGCAAAAATGCTTCCGGTATTTGCCGTAGCTGCGGGGGCGGATTATGTCGAAAAGCACATTATGCATTCTTCTCTCAAAACAGAATATGATTTTTACTCAAGCTTAACAATTGAACAATATAAAGATTACATTAACTTGATTGATAAGTATTATCCTTTGCTTGAAACAGATTTTGTTAATGACAGCGAGAGAGAATACCTGAGAAAAAGCATTCAAATGCCTGTTGTGAATACCGATAAAGAAAAAGGAAGATTGCTTAGTGATTTTGAATTTGATTTTAAACGTTCTAACCAGCAAGGACTGAACATAGATGAAATTAAAAAACTTCAAAGCTCGTTTCATATACTTGCAAAAGATATTAGAAAAAACACGACGGTTAAATCCGGTGACTATAAAAAAGCAAAAATTGCTGCGATTATTGCATGCAGAATGAAATCAAGCCGTCTGCCTAAAAAAGCAATTTTAAAAATCGGAGATGTATCATCAATAGAGCTTTGCATAAAAAATACTCTGAAGTTTAAAAATGTCGATAACGTTGTTCTTGCTACTTCAACATTGGAAGAGGATTCGATTCTCGGTGATTACAAATACCGCGAAGATGTAATTTTTCATAAAGGTGACCCTGATGATGTAATTCAGAGATACATAGATATATGTGATAAGCTTGGGACAGATGTAGTTGTCCGCATAACGGGTGACATGCAGTACGTTTCGGATGACATTTGCCAGATTTTATTAAAAGAACATTTTGCATATGGTGCAGATTATACAAGTGCAAATAAAGCAGCAATAGGAACGAATCTGGAAATTATAAATGTAGCTGCTTTGCGCGAAGTAAAAAAATATTTTAAGAGCGCAAACTATTCCGAGTATATGACCTGGTATTTCAGAAACAATCCCGAGTATTTCAAGCTTCATTTTATTGATTTGCCTGATGAGCTTGTGAGAGACTACCGGCTGACCCTTGACTATCCCGAAGATCTTGATATGTTTAATATAATTGAAAAATATTTTAAAGATGAAAAGCTGGAATTCAGTTTGCCTGAATTATATAAATTTCTTGACAGCAATCCTGAAATTGCAAATATTAATAAAAACGGTGTTGTAAAATACCAAACTGATAAAAACCTTATTGATACATTAAATAAGTTAACAAAAATTCATAAAGAAAACTGA